One Oharaeibacter diazotrophicus DNA segment encodes these proteins:
- a CDS encoding NAD(P)-binding domain-containing protein: MDIREGGLDELAARVRTDLESVDYPARPWVRPRRHDGEPMHDVVIVGGGQNAIAIAFGLRREQVRDVVILDRNPPDRAGPWVTFARMHTLRTPKTVCGPELGIPSLSVRAWYEARFGAGAWASLGKIPREVWHDYVLWLRDTLGIAVTADTAVDDIEPLDGGGFAVHAATAGGGRIRVLARTVVLATGIEGSGRWLVPAAVEAALPRTLYAHTADPIDFSALSGRRVAVIGAGASAFDNAAMALEADAAAVEVFARRRALPKANPNRFIEDAGFLRHFHTLDDATRWRFMAIFLRLNQPPPQDTFERCARHDAFDLHLSSPIEAVAHEDGRVVLTTPRARRAYDFLIVGTGFSADLAARPELRRIEADIARWGDRYAPPAGEENAMLAGFPYLGPEFQFTERRPGAAPHLGAIFANTFGAIASHSATAGISQLKYATERIVSGVTRRLFLEQADSYLPGLLAYDEIELDTSAFEAARAARAAAVA; this comes from the coding sequence ATGGATATCCGGGAAGGCGGCCTCGACGAACTGGCCGCGCGCGTCCGCACCGACCTCGAGAGCGTCGACTATCCGGCGCGCCCCTGGGTCCGGCCGCGCCGGCACGACGGCGAGCCGATGCACGACGTGGTGATCGTCGGCGGCGGGCAGAACGCGATCGCGATCGCCTTCGGCCTGCGCCGCGAGCAGGTCCGCGACGTCGTGATCCTCGACCGCAACCCGCCGGACCGCGCCGGACCGTGGGTCACCTTCGCGCGGATGCACACGCTGCGCACGCCGAAGACGGTCTGCGGCCCCGAACTCGGCATCCCCTCGCTGTCGGTGCGGGCCTGGTACGAGGCGCGCTTCGGCGCGGGCGCCTGGGCGAGCCTCGGCAAGATCCCGCGCGAGGTCTGGCACGACTACGTGCTGTGGCTGCGCGACACCCTCGGCATCGCGGTCACCGCCGACACCGCGGTCGACGACATCGAGCCGCTCGACGGCGGCGGCTTCGCCGTCCACGCCGCGACCGCCGGCGGCGGGCGGATCCGCGTCCTCGCGCGCACCGTCGTGCTCGCCACCGGCATCGAGGGATCCGGGCGCTGGCTGGTGCCGGCGGCGGTCGAGGCGGCGCTGCCGCGGACGCTCTACGCCCACACCGCCGACCCGATCGACTTTTCCGCCCTTTCCGGCCGCCGCGTCGCCGTGATCGGCGCCGGCGCCTCGGCCTTCGACAACGCGGCAATGGCGCTCGAGGCCGACGCCGCCGCCGTCGAGGTGTTCGCCCGCCGCCGGGCGCTGCCGAAGGCGAACCCGAACCGCTTCATCGAGGATGCCGGGTTCCTGCGCCACTTCCACACCCTCGACGACGCCACCCGCTGGCGCTTCATGGCGATCTTCCTGCGCCTCAACCAGCCGCCGCCGCAGGACACCTTCGAGCGCTGCGCCCGCCACGACGCCTTCGACCTCCACCTCTCGAGCCCGATCGAGGCGGTCGCCCACGAGGACGGCCGGGTCGTCCTCACGACGCCCAGGGCGCGGCGGGCCTATGACTTCCTGATCGTCGGCACCGGCTTTTCCGCCGACCTCGCGGCCCGGCCGGAACTCCGGCGGATCGAGGCCGACATCGCCCGCTGGGGCGACCGCTATGCGCCGCCGGCCGGCGAGGAGAACGCCATGCTCGCCGGCTTCCCCTATCTCGGCCCGGAGTTCCAGTTCACCGAGCGCCGGCCCGGCGCCGCGCCCCATCTCGGCGCGATCTTCGCCAACACCTTCGGCGCCATCGCCAGCCATTCGGCCACCGCCGGCATCTCGCAACTGAAATACGCCACCGAGCGCATCGTGTCCGGCGTCACCCGCCGCCTGTTCCTCGAACAGGCCGACAGCTACCTGCCCGGCCTCCTCGCCTACGACGAGATCGAACTCGACACCTCCGCCTTCGAGGCCGCCCGCGCCGCGCGCGCGGCGGCCGTCGCCTGA
- a CDS encoding maleate cis-trans isomerase family protein, producing the protein MTTARIGHITPSSNTALEPLTYAMNRPLDGVVAHHFSRIRVTHLALEQSSEAQFQLEPMLAGARLLADAPLDGIVWNGTSASWRGLDKDLALVEAITRETGLPASTSTIAFFRAFRTFGWKTVALAVPYTADITAGIAAEYTRQGFPVVGTAELGIRENVTIGAAPADDIRRILRAAAASKPDCIAVVCTNFNATELVEEMEAELGVPIVDSIVVTYWEALRLAGKVVPIPGWGRLLAAGEAGLSD; encoded by the coding sequence ATGACGACCGCCCGCATCGGCCACATCACGCCCTCGTCCAACACCGCGCTCGAACCGCTGACCTACGCGATGAACCGGCCGCTCGACGGCGTCGTCGCCCACCACTTCTCGCGGATCCGGGTGACGCATCTCGCCCTCGAGCAGAGCTCGGAGGCGCAGTTCCAACTGGAACCGATGCTGGCCGGCGCGCGCCTGCTCGCCGACGCCCCGCTCGACGGCATCGTCTGGAACGGCACCTCGGCGAGCTGGCGCGGCCTCGACAAGGACCTCGCGCTGGTCGAGGCGATCACCCGCGAGACCGGCCTGCCGGCCTCGACCTCGACGATCGCCTTCTTCCGCGCCTTCCGCACCTTCGGCTGGAAGACCGTGGCACTCGCCGTGCCCTACACCGCCGACATCACCGCCGGCATCGCGGCGGAATACACGCGCCAGGGCTTTCCGGTGGTCGGCACCGCCGAACTCGGCATCCGCGAGAACGTCACGATCGGCGCGGCGCCGGCCGACGACATCCGCCGCATCCTGCGCGCCGCGGCCGCGTCGAAGCCGGACTGCATCGCCGTGGTCTGCACCAACTTCAACGCCACCGAGCTGGTCGAGGAGATGGAAGCCGAACTCGGCGTGCCGATCGTCGATTCCATCGTCGTCACCTACTGGGAGGCGCTGCGCCTCGCCGGCAAGGTGGTGCCGATCCCCGGCTGGGGCCGCCTGCTCGCCGCCGGCGAGGCGGGCCTCTCCGACTGA
- a CDS encoding amidohydrolase family protein, giving the protein MTRLAVTGGLVADPASGLLAARDLLVEGRRIVAVESPGTLDADTVLDARDRLVLPAFVNAHTHGHANLAKGVADRWTLEVSLTNAPWLGGARSPEEIYISTLLGAVDMLSKGCTACFDLVYEFPRPTVEGFMAVARAYADAGMRAVLAPMVADRSLFAAIPGLADALPPDLRAAVGRFDLGGADATLAALADIVAVRGDLPEGISLALAPTIPHHCSDPFLAATVKMAAANGLLVHMHVAESRLQAVAARRLWGVSPVRRLADRGVLSPRFVAAHAVWLDGDDFDLLAAHGCKVAHVPASNLRLGAGVAALRPMLERGIPVGLATDGANSSDALSMPQAIRLASAVSRIFDGPREDWLGAREVLTLATAGGADLLGLPAAGRIAPGADADLVFYDLGHVDFVPANDVLNQVVTAADGAAITDVMAGGRLVVRDGRPTTVDLAALRPRIAETVARLTRDLADARALAARLEPHVVAFAAGEAGFPLQVRRQLPATRRRPP; this is encoded by the coding sequence GTGACCCGTCTCGCCGTCACCGGCGGCCTCGTCGCCGATCCCGCCTCGGGCCTTCTCGCCGCCCGCGACCTCCTGGTCGAGGGCCGGCGCATCGTCGCGGTCGAGTCGCCCGGCACGCTCGACGCCGACACCGTGCTCGACGCCCGCGACCGGCTGGTGCTGCCGGCCTTCGTCAACGCCCACACCCACGGCCACGCCAACCTCGCCAAGGGCGTCGCCGACCGTTGGACCCTCGAGGTCTCGCTGACCAACGCGCCCTGGCTCGGCGGCGCGCGCAGCCCGGAGGAGATCTACATCTCCACCCTCCTCGGCGCCGTCGACATGCTGTCGAAGGGCTGCACCGCCTGCTTCGACCTCGTCTACGAGTTCCCACGGCCGACCGTCGAAGGCTTCATGGCGGTCGCGCGCGCCTATGCCGACGCCGGGATGCGCGCCGTGCTGGCGCCGATGGTGGCGGACCGCAGCCTGTTCGCGGCGATCCCCGGCCTCGCCGACGCCCTGCCCCCGGACCTCCGCGCCGCCGTCGGCCGTTTCGACCTCGGCGGTGCCGATGCGACGCTGGCCGCGCTCGCCGACATCGTCGCGGTTCGCGGCGACCTGCCGGAGGGCATCTCGCTCGCCCTCGCCCCGACGATCCCGCACCACTGCTCCGACCCCTTCCTGGCCGCGACCGTCAAGATGGCCGCGGCCAACGGCCTGCTCGTCCACATGCACGTCGCCGAGTCCCGGCTGCAGGCGGTGGCGGCGCGGCGGCTGTGGGGCGTGTCGCCGGTGCGCCGGCTCGCCGACCGCGGCGTGCTGTCGCCGCGCTTCGTCGCCGCCCACGCCGTCTGGCTCGACGGCGACGACTTCGACCTCCTCGCCGCCCACGGCTGCAAAGTCGCCCACGTCCCGGCCTCGAACCTGCGCCTCGGCGCCGGCGTCGCGGCGCTCAGGCCGATGCTGGAGCGCGGCATCCCGGTCGGCCTCGCCACCGACGGCGCCAACTCCTCCGACGCGCTGTCGATGCCGCAGGCGATCCGCCTCGCCTCCGCCGTCTCGCGGATCTTCGACGGCCCGCGCGAGGACTGGCTCGGCGCCCGCGAGGTGCTGACGCTCGCCACCGCCGGCGGCGCCGACCTCCTGGGCCTTCCGGCCGCCGGCCGGATCGCGCCGGGCGCCGACGCCGACCTCGTGTTCTACGACCTCGGCCACGTCGACTTCGTGCCGGCGAACGACGTGCTCAACCAGGTCGTCACCGCCGCCGACGGCGCGGCGATCACCGACGTCATGGCCGGCGGCCGACTGGTGGTGCGCGACGGCCGGCCGACCACCGTGGACCTCGCCGCCCTGCGCCCGCGGATCGCCGAGACGGTCGCGCGCCTGACCCGCGACCTCGCCGACGCCCGGGCGCTGGCGGCCCGGCTCGAGCCGCACGTGGTCGCCTTCGCCGCCGGCGAGGCCGGCTTCCCGCTGCAGGTGCGCCGCCAGCTGCCGGCGACCCGCCGCCGCCCGCCGTGA
- a CDS encoding chitin deacetylase: MTPVPDGRRDFVGYGPNPPDPRWPGGARLALVVVLNLEEGAEPSIPDGDPDSETALTDAVPGEVGGGRRDFVAESLFEYGSRVGFWRLAELFAERGVPLTVNACAAALRRNPAIAAAVRDGAAGGAMDLCCHGDRFVRHWRMTPEEERAAIASAVRGFVDTVGRPPLGWQSRYSPSAATRALVVEHGGFLYDADSYADDLPWWTDVGGRPHLVVPHSFTHNDNRLATAKLGTADDFLDHLAAAFRVLHAEGARRPRLMTVSLHARISGQPSRFDAVRRFLDLVGAAPGVWCAGRSEIARHWIAEHPPEELP; the protein is encoded by the coding sequence GTGACGCCGGTGCCCGACGGCCGGCGCGACTTCGTCGGCTACGGCCCGAACCCACCGGATCCGCGCTGGCCCGGCGGTGCCCGGCTCGCCCTCGTCGTCGTGCTCAACCTCGAGGAGGGCGCAGAGCCGTCGATCCCGGACGGCGATCCCGACAGCGAGACCGCGCTCACCGACGCCGTCCCCGGCGAGGTCGGCGGCGGCCGGCGCGACTTCGTCGCCGAGTCGCTGTTCGAATACGGCAGCCGCGTCGGCTTCTGGCGGCTCGCCGAGCTGTTCGCCGAGCGCGGCGTGCCGCTGACGGTCAACGCCTGCGCCGCCGCGCTCCGCCGCAACCCGGCGATCGCCGCCGCCGTCCGCGACGGTGCCGCCGGCGGTGCCATGGATCTCTGTTGCCACGGCGACCGCTTCGTGCGGCACTGGCGGATGACGCCGGAGGAGGAGCGGGCGGCGATCGCGTCCGCCGTCCGCGGCTTCGTCGACACCGTCGGCCGTCCGCCGCTCGGCTGGCAGAGCCGCTATTCGCCGAGCGCGGCGACGCGCGCGCTCGTCGTCGAACACGGCGGCTTCCTCTACGACGCCGATTCCTACGCCGACGACCTGCCGTGGTGGACGGACGTCGGCGGCCGGCCGCATCTCGTGGTGCCGCACAGCTTCACCCACAACGACAACCGGCTCGCCACCGCCAAACTCGGCACCGCCGACGACTTCCTCGACCACCTCGCCGCCGCCTTCCGCGTGCTCCACGCCGAGGGCGCGCGCCGGCCGCGGCTGATGACGGTGAGCCTGCACGCCCGCATCTCCGGTCAGCCGTCGCGCTTCGACGCGGTCCGCCGCTTCCTCGACCTCGTCGGCGCTGCGCCGGGGGTGTGGTGCGCCGGCCGCTCGGAGATCGCCCGCCACTGGATCGCCGAACACCCGCCCGAGGAGCTGCCGTGA
- a CDS encoding amidase, which produces MDVATTEAIRRSAFVDHGPEVPLVVADDGPLADLTFAVKDLIDVAGFRSAWGNPDRLEEAGPALASAPAVVVPLAAGAALIGKTHTDELACGMFGMNPHFGTPINPRAPLRAPGGSSSGSAVAVAAGFCDFAIGTDTGGSVRVPASFCGVFGLRTTYGRVSASGVMAMAPSFDTVGWLARDPGTLRRVAEAYFGAPAAPPKPQRLLLARDAFDIPEPAIAAALLPIARALGPAAEVVLYAEGVEHWLDTFRPLQLHDLYTTLGAFARTPGRRLSQAVAERIDLAASVDPAAVARATPRREALTDRLLDLLGDDGVLVIPTAHDLPPLRSAGVSAQVAFREKTLALTAVASLTRLPQLAIPAATVDGCPVGLSLIGPPRSELALLAFAEAIAAGRAAP; this is translated from the coding sequence ATGGACGTCGCCACCACCGAGGCCATCCGCCGCTCCGCCTTCGTCGACCACGGCCCGGAGGTTCCGCTGGTCGTCGCCGACGACGGCCCGCTTGCCGACCTCACGTTCGCGGTCAAGGACCTGATCGACGTCGCCGGCTTCCGCTCGGCCTGGGGCAACCCGGACCGGCTCGAGGAGGCCGGTCCCGCCCTCGCCTCGGCCCCGGCGGTGGTGGTGCCGCTCGCCGCCGGCGCGGCGCTGATCGGCAAGACCCACACCGACGAACTCGCCTGCGGCATGTTCGGGATGAACCCGCACTTCGGCACGCCGATCAACCCGCGGGCGCCGCTCAGGGCGCCGGGCGGCTCGTCGAGCGGGTCGGCGGTGGCGGTCGCCGCCGGCTTCTGCGACTTCGCGATCGGCACCGACACCGGCGGCTCGGTGCGGGTACCGGCGAGCTTCTGCGGCGTCTTCGGCCTGCGCACCACCTACGGCCGCGTCTCGGCCTCGGGCGTGATGGCGATGGCGCCGAGCTTCGACACCGTCGGCTGGCTCGCCCGCGATCCCGGCACGCTGCGCCGGGTCGCCGAGGCGTATTTCGGGGCGCCGGCCGCGCCGCCGAAGCCGCAGCGGCTGCTGCTCGCCCGCGACGCCTTCGACATCCCCGAGCCCGCGATCGCCGCGGCGCTGCTGCCGATCGCCCGCGCCCTCGGGCCGGCCGCGGAGGTCGTGCTCTACGCCGAGGGCGTCGAGCACTGGCTCGACACCTTCCGCCCGCTGCAGCTCCACGACCTCTACACCACCCTCGGCGCCTTCGCCCGCACGCCCGGCCGCCGGCTGTCGCAGGCCGTGGCCGAGCGGATCGACCTCGCCGCCTCGGTCGACCCGGCCGCCGTCGCCCGCGCGACGCCGCGCCGCGAGGCGCTCACCGACCGCCTGCTCGACCTCCTCGGCGACGACGGCGTGCTGGTGATCCCGACCGCCCACGACCTGCCGCCGCTGCGCAGCGCCGGCGTCTCCGCCCAGGTCGCCTTCCGCGAGAAGACGCTGGCGCTGACCGCGGTCGCCAGCCTGACCCGGCTGCCGCAACTCGCCATCCCCGCCGCCACCGTCGACGGCTGCCCGGTCGGCCTGTCGCTGATCGGCCCGCCGCGCAGCGAACTCGCGCTCCTCGCCTTCGCCGAGGCGATCGCCGCCGGGCGGGCGGCGCCGTGA